A window from Oncorhynchus mykiss isolate Arlee chromosome 9, USDA_OmykA_1.1, whole genome shotgun sequence encodes these proteins:
- the LOC110531445 gene encoding high mobility group protein B3 has product MAKGTPGKPKGKMSSYAYFVQTCREEHKKKTPEIPVNFAEFSKKCSGRWKTMSGKEKGKFDDMAKQDKVRYDNEMMHFAPGGKKGRKKDPNAPKRPSSGFFIFCADHRPKIKAQHPSLGIGDVAKKLGEQWNNLTDATKQPYLIKANKLKDKYQKDVADYKSGKGKVVVPSMAMAPKPMTKSNMDDDDDDDDEEDEEEEDEEEDDE; this is encoded by the exons ATGGCTAAAGGCACTCCAGGGAAGCCCAAAGGCAAGATGTCCTCCTACGCCTACTTCGTTCAGACCTGCCGTGAGGAGCACAAGAAGAAGACCCCTGAGATACCTGTCAACTTCGCTGAGTTCTCCAAGAAGTGCTCCGGAAGATGGAAG acGATGTCTGGTAAGGAGAAGGGGAAGTTTGACGACATGGCGAAGCAGGATAAGGTGCGTTACGACAACGAGATGATGCACTTCGCCCCTGGAGGCAAGAAGGGAAGGAAGAAGGACCCCAACGCACCAAAGAGGCCCTC CTCTGGTTTCTTCATCTTCTGTGCGGACCACCGGCCCAAGATCAAGGCCCAGCACCCCAGCCTGGGCATCGGGGACGTGGCCAAGAAACTGGGGGAGCAATGGAACAACCTGACTGATGCCACCAAACAGCCCTACCTGATCAAGGCCAACAAACTCAAAGACAAATACCAGAAG gaCGTTGCTGACTATAAGTCCGGTAAGGGCAAAGTGGTAGTTCCGAGCATGGCAATGGCCCCAAAGCCCATGACGAAGAGTAATATGGACGACGATGATGATGACGACGAtgaggaagacgaggaggaggaagatgaggaggaggatgacgaGTAG